GTCTTCGGGCCGCTGTTCTTCCCCGCCGCTTCGCCGGTGGCCGCGACGCTGTCGGCCCTCACGGTGTTCGGTGCCGGGTACCTGGCCCGGCCGTTGGGCGGCGTGGTGTTCGGCGCGCTGGGCGACCGTCTCGGGCGCCGCCCGGTCCTCATGGCCACACTTCTGATGATGGGGGTGTCGTCCGCCCTCATCGGGATGCTGCCCACCTACGCGTCCATCGGGCCGGCGGCGCCGGTCTTGCTGCTGCTTCTGCGGCTGCTCCAGGGCTTTTCCGCGGGCGGTGAATGGGCGGGAGCGTTGACCTACGTCTCCGAGATGGCACCGCCGCGCAAGCGCGCGCTGTACGGATCGATCCCGGCGATGGGTGTCGGCATCGGATTCCTCACCGCCGCGCTGATGGTGGCGCTCGTCGCGAGTACCGGTGTCGGCATGAGCACGTGGGGCTGGCGGATCCCGTTCCTGGTATGCGTTCCGCTCACCGCGGTCTGCGTGGCGCTGCGCTACCGCCTCGAAGATTCACCGGAGTTCAAAGCCATCACCCGCACTGCCGGCGGTGTCAGCCGGACGCCGGTTCGGGAAACGCTGCGCCGGCACCCGTTGGACGTGCTGCGTGTGGCGGCGCTGACGATCGGAGTTCTCGGGCCGTCGATCCTCGGTAAGCTCTACCTCTCCGTCCACTTGGTGCAGGTGAAGAAGTTCCCCCCGGTGGAAGTCTATTTCCTGCTCGGCTTGGCGCTGGCGGCGACGGTCTGGATCTTCCCCGTGATGGGGGCGAAGTCGGATGCCAGGGGCCGCCGCCCGATCGCCTGGATCGGCTTGAGCGCCGCTGTGGTGCTGCCGGTACCCCTGTTCCTCTACGTCGACGCGGTGAGCAGCGCACTGGCCGTCGTGCCGGCTCTGCTCATCTACCTGGTCGTCGAGCCGTTCGTCTCGGCTGCCGTTTTCGCCGGCTTCCCGGAGCTTTTCCCGACCCGCACCCGATTCACGGGTGTGTCCATCGGACTCAACCTCGGCACCATCATCGCCGCGGGCTTCGGTCCCGCCATAGCCGCCTCGCTCGTCGCTTCGACGGGATGGGCCGGAGCGCCGGGCCTGTGGGGCTCCGTCTGCGCACTCATCGGCCTGATCGCGCTCGCCGGACCACGCCGGACGAACACGCTCGAGAACAGGGAGGTTCTCCACGATGAAAAACGGTGAAGGGCGGCCCCGGCCGCTCGGGCAGCTGACCCCCCACGTGTACGTGGAAGCCGGCACTCGCGGGTGCGACCCCGGCTTCGTCGTGACGTCGGACGGGGTGGTCGTCATCGACACCCCCCAGCTGCCGACGCACGCACTCGCCATGCGGCACCAGGCGGAAAGCCACGGCCCCATCCGCTACGTCGTCAACACCGAACACCACGTCGACCACATCTTCGGCAACTACTTCTTCGCCGGTGCCGGTCTGGTGGTCCACCACCGAGGCGTGTTCGACAACTTCATGACCGTCTACGACCTGGATCCGTTCGCCTTCGCGGTCAAAGCCGCCCAGGACGACGATCCTGCCGGAGCGGAGCTGATCCCCGAACGTGGCGAGTACTACGACGACCCCAACAAGGGCGACATCGTGTTCACCGGCGACCTGACGCTGAGGCTGGGAGAACACACCTTCGAGCTGCTGCACACACCGGGACACACGCCGGGCCAGGTCGCCGTGCACGTTCCCGAGGAACGTACGGTCTTCACCGGTGACACCATCTTCTCCGGGTGCCAGACCTGGCTGATGACTTCCGACGTCGACCAGTGGCTGCGCTCGCTCGACCGGATCGCCCAGCTCGACGTCGACCACGTCGTGCCCGGTCACGGTGCGATCACCACTCTCGACGCCGTTCGGGAGCAGCGGGCGGTGCTGCTGGGCTGGAAGAGCGCCGTCGCCGATGCCGTGGCCAAGGGGTGGTCCCGCGACGAAACGATTCAGCGAGTCACCTTCGCCGAAGCGTGCCGGACCGACGTCGGCCTGGATCACCTGATGGACTACATCCAGGCGGAAAACGCGGGAGCGCTGTACGACACCATCACCGGCGCAAGGGGTGAGACGTGC
The window above is part of the Amycolatopsis camponoti genome. Proteins encoded here:
- a CDS encoding MFS transporter encodes the protein MGTVVEYYEFTVYGFLAVVFGPLFFPAASPVAATLSALTVFGAGYLARPLGGVVFGALGDRLGRRPVLMATLLMMGVSSALIGMLPTYASIGPAAPVLLLLLRLLQGFSAGGEWAGALTYVSEMAPPRKRALYGSIPAMGVGIGFLTAALMVALVASTGVGMSTWGWRIPFLVCVPLTAVCVALRYRLEDSPEFKAITRTAGGVSRTPVRETLRRHPLDVLRVAALTIGVLGPSILGKLYLSVHLVQVKKFPPVEVYFLLGLALAATVWIFPVMGAKSDARGRRPIAWIGLSAAVVLPVPLFLYVDAVSSALAVVPALLIYLVVEPFVSAAVFAGFPELFPTRTRFTGVSIGLNLGTIIAAGFGPAIAASLVASTGWAGAPGLWGSVCALIGLIALAGPRRTNTLENREVLHDEKR
- a CDS encoding MBL fold metallo-hydrolase: MKNGEGRPRPLGQLTPHVYVEAGTRGCDPGFVVTSDGVVVIDTPQLPTHALAMRHQAESHGPIRYVVNTEHHVDHIFGNYFFAGAGLVVHHRGVFDNFMTVYDLDPFAFAVKAAQDDDPAGAELIPERGEYYDDPNKGDIVFTGDLTLRLGEHTFELLHTPGHTPGQVAVHVPEERTVFTGDTIFSGCQTWLMTSDVDQWLRSLDRIAQLDVDHVVPGHGAITTLDAVREQRAVLLGWKSAVADAVAKGWSRDETIQRVTFAEACRTDVGLDHLMDYIQAENAGALYDTITGARGETC